In Larimichthys crocea isolate SSNF chromosome VII, L_crocea_2.0, whole genome shotgun sequence, the genomic stretch tttagtgtttatatgtgtggtatttattcagtttagtgtttatatgtgtggtatttattcagttagtgtttatatgtgtggtatttattcagtttagtgtttatatgtgtggtatttattcagtttagtgtttatatgtgtggtatttattcagtttagtgtttatatgtgtggtatttattcagttagtgtttatatgtgtggtatttattcagtttagtgtttatatgtgtggtatttattcagtttagtgtttacatgtgtggtatttattcagtatgtgtttatatatgtggtatttattcagtttagtgttcatatgtgtggtatttattcagtttagtgttcatatgtgtggtatttattctgtttagtgtttacatgtgtggtatttattcagtttgtgtttatatgtgtggtatttattcagtttagtgttcaTATGTGTGGTGTTTAGTATATaacaagttatttttaatgaatgtaatGCTGATTTGAATACACTCAACTTCATCAGATTTCACAAAGTGtaaaactgtaatatttcataattCTGTTTACATACAAGacattaaattttaatttatttcataaaatatttcaaatttcaGTCTAAACaagtatactatatatactatttatatacatatgttACCTTaccttttattatatattatattttcaaataCCTGATGACAATTTACAGTCTGAATTATGCTAAAATAAGGGTAATCAATAAGAATTTTGACGgttgattaattgttttatgtttaaacatCAAATTGTGCAACTGTCTGgtgtaaattgtatttttttgtttttgacagaatTTCACATTCACAACCATTAATAGAATGATGAAAGCTGGTAGATGAGTACTGATGAAATTCGTGTTCAAAGCTAGAAGGTTAATTTTGCTTCAAACGTCTTGAACGTCACAACTCCTGATAGTCTTTATTATTCACGTCAGTTGCACATGAACAATTACTGAATATAGACTGGTACTTGTGCTGAGTTCTTCATAGATGTGCATCTTAGTATAACGCTATATGTGTATACAATAATCTGCATACTTCTTTCTATGAAATGATGatgagagctgctgtaacagTAAGAGACATACTGGTACATTTAATTATCACTTTGTCATGTACAAAAACCTGGATTGAAACTAATAaactaaatactaaatactaaataaactaacttaatgtgaagcaaataataagatttatgtaatagtactaataaactcaaaatgactgcattcattttcactgttgggttttGACAAACagattggctttattaatattgaatgcataaatgTGGTTACTGTGTACTGGGAGCACATTGactttattagtactattacataagTCTTATTACATGCTTCACATTAAGTGTATttcttaatttaaataaataactaaaaagtATTCAGTTTGTGTACTATTCATACTGAGCTACTATATATCATTTTgaattaatatttatgtttatatatgtatcCTATTAGTATAATGCTACACACCCTGTATGTATACAATAATCTGCACACTTATTTCTATGAAATGATCCATCATGCATGATGTGTGCatgagagctgctgtaacaagtgaatttccccttTGTGGATCATAAAGTAGATCTGATCTTATCAAGTAAAGAACAtaaaaagctaattaaaaaaGATTCCCACCAACACAAAGTCCAGAGacaatatgtttgtgcatgATTAGTTTTGGATAGAAAATCAATCTgtcttaatatttttatttagagaCATACTGTTAAATTGAATGATCACGTTGTCATGTATAAAAACCTGGactgaatcagaatcagaattactttattgtccaggtgtgtgtacacacacgaggaatttgactctggttcACTGTGCTTtcaattgtacatacaggtatagacatacAGTTTAACAAGGAACATGACAAGTAGgagcagacataaacataaaaaatatctatatacatatactgtTGGATGATCTACACATCAGCAGACAGCAAACGTTTACATGTGTTGCgtattttggacattttcagGCCGTACAGTACCGGAGTGAAGAGAGGCTGACATGTCAGAAAGTACAATGATAATAAAATGGCCAACATGTTGGGCATACTGCTCATATCAAACCTGCTCTGTAATATTTGAAAGCAACAaccaaaagaaaagttgagCAGAGAAGCGAGGTGAGGTGTGCAGGTACTGACAGctttctgtctggtctgtttagaaccagagaaacagactttaaGGATCTTTATATACGTGTAGAAGATTAAAATGAAAGGAATAATAATCGAGATAACGGTATAAATCAGTCCATAGATGTTATTGACTCTGGTGTCAGAGCAGGCCAGTTTAACAATAGCGTAGTTTCCACAGTATACTTTGTCAATGATGTTCCCACACAGCTGTaaagatgaactcaaagatacCACAACGATAATTGTATGAAAAGAGAACAACCATGTTACAGCAATGAGCACGGCCACCTTCGTAGATGTCATAAGTCTGTTATATTGTAGAGGATAACAGATGGCAAGATATCTGTCATAAGACATGACGGCTAAATTAAAAAATTCTACAGCTCCATAAGAGTGtaaacagaaaatctgcaggaaacaaaaaggaacagaaacagtgtgaatgtcagagagaatctgaatcagaaggAATGGAAACAACCCTGTACTACCatacagttcattcataaacaggctgcacagaaagatgtacataggttcatgtaaacttctgttcatgcaGATAACCACAATGAGGAAAAGATTGGTAACAACAATACAAATGTATATAGACATagtaattataaaatataaatattttataacccCAATGTCAAAGTAAGCACTGAGTGTGAAATATAAAACCTGTGTTGAGTTTATCATGATCCTCATAAAACAATCAGAACACAAGTTCAAAAggtgaaacatttaaatctttgATTGTGTCAAGCACAGAATTCAACCAACAAACTGTGAGGAAACTCATCATGAACATAACCATTTGAAACATGAAGCACATTTACCGTTTCctgtttgtactgtatataactAAGGGAAGACATGTTGTGAATCCTCCAGCTGCCTCCCTCCTAACTGTTCTCAAACAGCTTCTGCTGCTTTTGGAGCTTAAAGCATAATTTCAGGAGCCGTGCCACTTCCGACAGTCTTATAAAAACCCTCCTAACCCTCTGGTTCCCTCCCCACTCGGTTTGTGCACACTCTTCCCACCCAATccatttctttcaccttttctttttcctagGTCCTGTTAGGGCGTCCGTCATGCCCAGGTGCTACGCCGGATTCCCTACCAAAGCTTCCCCACACCGCAGCAAGAACTTCACGAGATCACACTTCATCCGCAgtcattcattttgtcaataaataattttaacgTATGTGGTTGATAGTGTGGTCCATGCTAGTTAATTATCATCTTCATGTTTGGACACCACCCGGCTGAGTTCATTACCAAAAGTTTTCTGCAGAGGTGgcctaaaaaaatgttttgtagtctggttacattgcctgctcacccagctccagttctgacATGACACCAGCTCCAATCCCTGTGAGCATTCCCCTGTACCCCAGGCCTGCAAATCTCACATACACTCAAAAAATGTTTAGGCCAATTATGCATTCCAGTTGCATAGAGAATGtccacaaactgaataaataccacacatataaacactaaactgaataaatacgACACATatagacaaactgaataaataccacacatgtagacaaactgaataaataccacacatatagacaaactgaataaatatcacacatgtagacaaactgaataaatagcacacatgtagacaaactgaataaatatgacacatgtagacaaactgaataaataccacacatgtagacacacactgaataaataccacacatgtagacaaactgaataaataccacacatatagacaaactgaataaataccacacatgtagacaaactgaataaataccacacatgtagacaaactgaataaatatgacacatgtagacaaactgaataaaataccacacatgtagacaaactgaataaataccacacatatagacaaacggaataaataccacacatatagacaaacggaataaataccacaaatatagacaaactgaataaataccacacatgtagacaaactgaataaataccacacatgtatacaaactgaataaataccacacatgtagacagtacactgaataaataccacacatataaacagtacactgaataaataccacacatatagacaaactgaataaataccacacatgtagacaaactgaataaataccacacgtatagacaaactgaataaataccacacatgtagacaaactgaataaataccacatgtagacaaactgaataaataccacacatataaacaaactgaataaatatgacacatatagacaaactgaataagtaccacacatataaacagtacactgaataaaaaccacacatgtagacacacacacacactaaataaataccacatatgtagacacacacacactgaataaataccacacatgtagacacacacactgaataaataccacacataaacacaaactgaataaataccacacatgtaaacactaaaccgaataaataccacacatataaacacaaattgAATGAATACCACAGATATgtacacaaactgaaaaaataccacacatataaacacaaattgaataaataccacacatgtagacaaactgaataaataccacacatgtagacaaactgaataaataccacacatatagacaaattgaataaataccacacatgttgacaaactgaataaataccacacatgtagacagtacactgaataaataccacacatataaacagtacactgaataaataccacacatatagacaaactgaataaataccacacatgtagacaaactgaataaataccacacatatagacaaactgaataaataccacacatgttgacaaactgaataaatatgacACATGTAGACAgtacactgaataaataccacacatataaacagtaaactgaataaataccacacatgtagacacacacactgaataaataccacacatgtagacaaactgaataaataccacacatgtagacaaacTGCAAAGTCCACCCACATAAAACAGTACACGactaaaaaaacccacacattagacacacacacataaataaatccacaatgtagacacacaacactgaataaataccacacatgtagacacaaaACGAattaaataccacacatataaacacaaaattgaattgaataccACAGATATgtacacaaactgaaaaaataccacacatataaactagtgctgtcaaaattaacgcgttaattttgtcgattaattttaaagaattaacgcgttaaaaaaaatgcacgcAATTAAcacggttttgtttacttccggtggcggccgccatttggatgtggcaaagtagctttgtttcccagatatatagtgtggtgtgtgaatgggtgtatagaGGCAttacttaaagccctcacggagactgcgccctgcacggtcgcccacattgcccatagctaaaaccgcCCTGCTTGTATTGTTTaacgggcagatctgccacatccaatatggcggacaggGTAACGTATCGCAGAAACGGACAACCTGCTCATGAGGCGTCtattatatgtctatgatctatcctaactaaaggagagtctatgtatacagtatgtctatgatctatcctaacta encodes the following:
- the LOC109142685 gene encoding olfactory receptor 11A1-like codes for the protein MINSTQVLYFTLSAYFDIGVIKYLYFIITMSIYICIVVTNLFLIVVICMNRSLHEPMYIFLCSLFMNELYGSTGLFPFLLIQILSDIHTVSVPFCFLQIFCLHSYGAVEFFNLAVMSYDRYLAICYPLQYNRLMTSTKVAVLIAVTWLFSFHTIIVVVSLSSSLQLCGNIIDKVYCGNYAIVKLACSDTRVNNIYGLIYTVISIIIPFILIFYTYIKILKVCFSGSKQTRQKAVSTCTPHLASLLNFSFGCCFQILQSRFDMSSMPNMLAILLSLYFLTCQPLFTPVLYGLKMSKIRNTCKRLLSADV